The Glycine soja cultivar W05 chromosome 3, ASM419377v2, whole genome shotgun sequence genome window below encodes:
- the LOC114405149 gene encoding uncharacterized protein LOC114405149: MSQDVHQPEVPRRHRPTASVRRQWVHVTEDVTQTLEDVPQLNEDVPHVSDATPEMTSATDAADAEGVASDGSLGSPATNEGFPSRPHDPLERPGLKLVSHGRKVDKFGRPAPEIEGMIAATGSSPLIRCSVITTDPGLISAFVERWHRETSTFHLLVGELTVTLDDVSSLLHLAITSALHAFEPLVTSDAVGLLTELLEVTPEEATAETRQASGPYVRLS, encoded by the exons ATGAGTCAAGATGTGCATCAGCCTGAAGTTCCTCGGCGTCATAGGCCTACTGCTTCAGTACGTAGGCAATGGGTTCATGTGACTGAGGACGTTACTCAGACACTTGAGGATGTGCCTCAATTGAATGAGGATGTTCCTCATGTGTCTGACGCTACTCCGGAGATGACAAGCGCCACCGATGCTGCGGATGCAGAGGGAGTGGCTAGTGATGGTAGCTTGGGTTCACCTGCTACTAATGAGGGATTCCCTAGTAGGCCACATGACCCATTG GAACGACCCGGTCTAAAGTTGGTCTCCCATGGTAGGAAAGTAGATAAATTTGGGAGACCAGCGCCTGAGATAGAAGGCATGATTGCAGCCACCGGATCGAGTCCACTGATCAGGTGCTCTGTAATCACCACtgatcctggacttatatccgctTTCGTCGAGAGGTGGCATAGGGAGACCAGCACCTTCCACCTGCTAGTAGGAGAGTTGACGGTCACTCTAGATGACGTTTCGTCACTCCTACACCTTGCCATCACTAGCGCGCTGCATGCCTTCGAGCCGCTGGTTACTTCTGACGCGGTGGGGCTTTTGACGGAGCTGCTTGAGGTCACCCCTGAGGAAGCTACAGCTGAGACCCGTCAGGCTAGTGGGCCTTATGTTCGATTGTCCTAG